Within Halostella limicola, the genomic segment AACAGGGTCAGCAAGCTATCAGAGATATCCATTTCTATATCTCACTTTCAATAAGATGCCTGTTAGAATATATCTTTTACAAAAACTCCATCCAAGTATAGTTTGAATCAAATATTTGATGCCCGGAATGGAGGATGGAGCTTCCAGTGCTATCCCAGTAATACGGTCTCAGGTGATTTATTTTAGCACAAGGCAATCAGGACACGTCAAAGAAGGAATTCGGCGTGTATCTCAAAGTTCGTCACACTCCCCAGTTAGGGGCTGTGCCTGAACCTTACCGGATGCAATGACAGTCACTCGGTATCCAGCATACGTGAATATCACTTCTGTGTCAGCGGCTTGTGCTTTCTCTGATGTAAGAAGTTCGTTGAAGCTATCTGGAGGAATACACTCACTAATTTGAGGCAATTCATAGATGGATATATCAGAAACCGCCGCGATGAATTTAACGATGAGAGTAGTTGGGCGTGACACTGAGTCAGGATTATAAGATATCGAATGTGATTCTGCAGTAGAATCATATTCTATATCTCTTTTATCCAGTTGATTACTTGGGTTCGCCATTGGTTACCATCCTATTTCAGGGGCTTTCGGCCACTAATAACCCGACATTGTAGGCCCTACACTTTAGGTTCTGTGTGTTGTGTTATTAACACTCATGGACTCCTCCGGTACAGGCAGAATCCACCCTTCGGTCCATCCAAAAGAGGACATTAGAAAGGGATATATTATCTCTGATGGCGGTGGAGGGCCTCTGGAACGAGTTCTTATAGGACTAAGAAAACCCCGTCGACGATATCTTCTCTACTATCTCCAAGTGCAACAACATGCTCATATTGCCGAAGCAGCACAGTATATTGGTGCATGTGAGTGGGAATGCGAATTAGAAGAGGTACCAGCGGAGGCACACGAAGATATCAAGATCGATCTCTTCCATGTCCATCTTCCCTACCTTGCCGACCTGGATTTCGTTGAGTATGACCCTCGCAATGGGGATATCCGATTTTGTGACCCGCCAGACAAGTTGGTCGAGTTTCTTGAGTTAGCAGCAGAGACAGAAGATATAAACCTGCCAGACCTGGAGACAGACTAATTCGTTGGAGAAATTCTCTGTCAGTACCGTCTTTTACTGGAGACCGTCTAAAATAGGGCCTTAGTGGTTGACATACTCACATATCGTGCACTCAGTAGGGGACGGCGATGCTCATCTGGAAGAGCTGCGACGACTGCGTTCAGAAGCACCTCGGGAAGCAGTTGACACCTTGTTCGAAATACGGAGCCCGTTGCTCCCCCAAGGAGATCCCCCGTCAGGCTATCGGTGTCTCGACCGGAGAGACACCAGAGTATCACGGTCACCGTCCTGGTCGCATCGTCCTCGCTGTCCGCACCCAAACACGTAGTAGCAGACGACCGCGTGACGGAGCACTTGGTCCCTACCGCCTTCCTCCTTCCAACCCGAACGCGTGGGCCACTGGCGAGACGTCTATGTCCACTCTCGTCACTGCTCCAGATTTGCTGCCGACCCATCGAGACGATGCACTCGGCCTCGACAAGCGCGATCTCCCCGCCGACGCGACTCAGGCGGTCTTCAGTGTCGACGTGCTTCGACACCAGTACGGCATCGTCATACCAGCGACGTTCATCTAGAAAATCTGAAAGATAGGGCCGGTTACGAGTTTGACCCGACGGTACAGAGCCACTCTACGGTAGAGACTCCCGGTCAGACGTCCTCTGGATCAATGTTGACGTTCTGCTGGAAAAGATTCTCGGGATCATATTCGGCCTTCACCTCGGCGAGACGGTCATAAGTGTCGGCGTAGACCTGTTCCGTCCAGTCCTCCCAGTTGCGTTCCTCGACGCCGGTAAAGCCTGCATAGGCACCCACAGCACCGTTACGGCGGAGTTTTCGTTCAGTCTCGGCAGCCCAGTCAAGGGTGCGCTGGTTCTGGAACTCTTCCCAGTTGCCTTCAATGGTAATCATGTACTGCTTGTCGTCCCAAGCGTAGGCGGCGTCGGGACTATCGCCAATGTTGCCGCCAAGTGGCCAGACGGCGATAGCAGCCATCGAGGTCGGGGCCGCCTCGGTCTTCTCGACAATGAGATCCTGAATGTCGTCACTGAGTTCGTCCACGTAGACGGAGCGATGAGTGTACTTACGGCCCCACGGGTACATCTGAGTGCCAAGATCGTGAAGTGCCTCGTAGGGCATCACGTCGCTCATGTCGATCAGGGGCTCGCCGATTTCCCTGAGGGGTGCAATGACCTCTTCGCCTATCTCATGATCGCCTGCGTAGCAGCCAAGAATGCCGACAGCATCGGTGCCCGCAATCTTGTCCGGAATTGGTGGGAGGTTTGGGACGTGGCCGCTGAGAAGAATAGTGGTCAGTTCTTCAGGGGCGTCGCTCATGACCTGCCGGAAAGACTCCATCGCCTCAGTAATCATCTCATAGGGGTAGAAAATCCCGAGCGCCTGCACCATCGGACCGACATCGTACAGTTCAAACTCGAAGTTAGTGACGACACCGAAGTTGCCGCCACCGCCACGGACGGCCCAGAAGAGATCTTCGTTCTGTTCGGGAGAGGCTGTCCGTATCTCGCCGTCCCGCGTGACGATCTCGACACTGCGGAGCGCGTCGATGCCGAGTCCGTGCTTGCGTCGAATCCAACCGATGCCACCACCGAGCGTGGAGCCGGGAACTCCAACATCGCCTGCGCTACCCGTCGGACATGCAAGTCCGTGCTCTTGCGTCTCGGCGAGGACGTCCTCGACTCGGGTACCAGGTTCGATGTGGGCGACTTTCGCCCCAGGATCGACCTCTACGTCGTCCATCTTCGAGAGGTCGACGACGAGACCTTGATTGACAATGGCGCTGCCAGTCTGATGATGGGCACCACCTTGGATCGCGAGTTTAAGCCCAGTCTTCTGCGCGAATTGGATGGCAGTAGCTACATCAGCCGCACTTTTGGTCCGAGCGACGACTGCGGGATATTTGTTGATGAGTCCGTTCCACACGGTCCGCACCTCCTCGTATTCATCACTATCTGGAAGAACGAGATCGCCTTCGAGGCGCTCGGCAAATTCCTCGATATCCGATTCATCTAGGTCAGCGACCGTTCCCAGTGGATGCTTCTGTGCCGACATCAGTGCAGATTAGTGTCAATATCCTCACCAGTAGTAAAACTATTGTTTAGGCAACACTTGTGGGGTATTCCGCTACGCGTCGGAGTCTCTCCTTTAGAACAGGAGTCTTCTCGAGGAGCGACTGACCGTTCACCTCGTGGGTCAGTCCTCTCGTCATAGCCTTCGCCCGTGCAGTGGATCGTCTCGTCGACATCGACGTGCGTCCGGTCGACTACGAACTAAGGGCTCACAGGAGCGTTTTCACGGCCGCGAAATCCGTTAGGCTAAGAAAGCGGAGATCGGCCCAGCCACGGCAGGCGTCGTATTACGGGATCCCGCCGGCCCCCAGAGAGTAGCGCTACTGACGTGCATGGATCGTGAGTCCGGCCAGAATACCCAGATTGACGACGACCCCAGCAGCGGCGACCGGCCAGTCAAGCACAGTTAGCCCGAGAGAAAGAAGCGTCGTCCCTACTAGCAGCGGCCGCCACTGCCGCCAGTCTGCGACAAGGCCGACGGCTGCTGCGACGAAGCCAACTGCGGCCACCGCCCAGAGGGCACCAAAAACGCTGATGCCGGTGGGGCCGAGGTCTAGTCGGCCCCCGAGTACCGTCGTCTTGTATGGTAGCTCCGGGAATCGGGCTAGCTGGAGGTATGCGGCCGTTCCCAGTAAATGCACGATGCCGTGAGCAGCCAGTACAAGCCCGATCACGTATCTGAGCGTAGATGCCATACGCCGACCATTCGAACTGCTACTCCCGAACGGATAGCTGTCGGTGGTGCGACGCCCGGATCCCGATTCGGTGTCGATTTATTGCCCCTCGGAACGTACGTCGTAGAGATATCCAACCATGCTATCCTTCCTCGTGATCTACGGCACCGGCGAGGGACAGACCGCGAAGGTTGCCGACCGCATCGTCGCGGCGCTCAAAGCACGCGGACACGACGCCGTGGCGGTCGACGTTGACACCGACCGTGACATCGCCGTCACCGATTACGATGCGGTGGTGGTCGGCGCGTCGATCCACACCGGCAAGCATCAGCGCGAAATCCGGGAGTTTGTGCGTCGGCACCGTGAAACCCTCACGGCGGTGCCAACCGCGTTCTTCCAAGTGTCGCTGTCGTCTGCATCCGAAGAGGGCAGGGCCGCTGCCGCGGACTACGTCGAGACGTTCGTCGAAGACACCGGTTGGCATCCCGACCGGATCGGCCAGTTCGGCGGCGCCCTGCGCTACTCAGAGTATAGCTTCCTCAAGCGACTGCTGATGAAACAGATCGTAAAACGGAATCCGCCCGACGCGACCGGACACGTCGAGCCGTCGGGCGACATCGAGTACACTGATTGGACAGAGGTCGAGGCGTTCGCCGCCGACGTCGCCGCGTTCGTCGAGGGGCGGCTCGGCGTCACACCCCCAGCGGGCGACGGGCCAAACGGGGGTGGTGGAGCGGCCACCGGCCTCGGTAAGTCGGACTCCGGCATCGACAGATGAGCGCGACTACCGTGAAGCCGGGACGGGCGTACGTCACCGCCACGCTAGCCGTGATCGCACTGTCTGTCACCGCCAGCCTCCTCGGACTTTTCCGTGAGGGACACTACGACGTCGAGCCTGGGATCGTCCTCCGGCTCCAGGCGCAGGACGCCGTGATCCTCGTCGTGGCCGTCCCGGCGCTGGCACTCGCGCTGTGGACCGCGAGGCGGGGGTCGCTGCGAGGACGGATCGCATGGCTCGGAGCGCTCGCGTACATGACGTATGTGTGGTCCTCGATTACCGCGACGACGCCGTTCAACGAGTTCTTCCTTGGCTACGTCGCCCTGTTCGGGCTGTCACTGTTCACCCTCGTTGGGGGCGTCGCCCACACGGACCCCGAACCGGTCCAGCGGGCGCTTTCCGGGAAAATCTCCGAGCGCCTATACGCCGGGGTCCTGGCATTTATCGGCGTCGGCCTCGCACTTCTGTGGCTCGTCGACCTCGTGCCCGCGACACTGGCTGGTACCCCGCCGCTGGTTGTCGAGGAGCTGGGAGAGGGCGCGGTGCACACCTACGTTCTAGACCTCGGCGTCGTCGTCCCTGCACTCTCGCTCACGGCCGGCTGGCTCCTGCAACGTCGCGCGTGGGGGTACGTATTCGCTGGCGTCCTGTTGGTAATGGCGGCGCTGCTGGCGCCCGGCCTCGCCGCGATCACCGCGGCCGACGCGCTCGGCGACTACGTGACGCTCTCGACGCCGCTGATCGTGGGCACGGTGCTGCCACCTCTTGTCGCGGCGGTATTGGCCGTCAGGTACCTCCTCGCGTTCGACGGCAGCGCAGTGAGAGACCGCGAGCCGGCCGACAGGAGGACGGGATCGTGACCGCGCCCCAGCCCTCGCTCCCACGACAGTACGTTCTCGCGTCGGCCATGATCGTTGTGCTGACGGTACTCGCGACCATCGTCGGACTGTTCGTCCCTGGCTTCTACCGCGACGCGCCGTCGCTGCTCCCGCAGCTGTACGGGCAGGACTTATTGACGCTCTCGGTTGCCGTGCCTGCGTACATCGTCGCACTGTACTACGCCGCCCGCGAGTCACTTCGGGGCTACGTGGCCTGGCTCGGACTCTCTGGGTACCTCCTGTACACGTACGCCTCCTACGCGTTCATGACGGCGTTCAACGAACTGTACCTAGTGTACACGGCGCTACTCTGGCTGACGCTGTTCGCCTTCGTCGGCGGCCTCGTCTACCTCGACGCCGCCGCGCTGAAGCGCGCCGTCGGCGACATCGCCGTCCGGCCATACGTCGCGTTCCAGCTCCTGCTGGCCGTCCTCATCACCGGCCTCTGGCTGTCGGAGGTCCTCCCGGCGACGCTGTCGGGGACCGTACCGTCGAGCGTGGCCGAGGCCGGGCTACCGACCTCGGTCATCTACTCGTTCGACCTTGGGATCATCGTTCCGGCATTCGTCCTCACGGCGTATTGGCTCTGGGAGCGCCGACCGTGGGGGTACGCGTTCACCGCCGTCCTCCTTGTCAAAGTCGCGACGTTAGGCGGCGCCGTACTGGCGATGGCGGCGACGATGATCCGCGACGGCCAGCCTGTACCGCTCCCCCAAATTGTGATCTTCGGTGCGCTGACGCTGGCGAGTCTTGGCCTAATGGCCCGATTACTGCTGGCGATCGACCCGGAACGAGAGGCGCCCACGGCCGAGTCGACCGCGGAACGGCTGGACGAAACGTAAGCGAGGCGACGGTCCCAGTACGACCGCGCAATTGCCCGCGACCTACGACTGGAGAGCGCTGCCTCGAACGTGGCGTCCGAGGAAGACCACCACGGCCGCGGCAACGGCGGGCGAGACGACTGACCGTACCCCCGGCGCGTTAACGTAGCTGAGACCGACACGTGATCACGGCCAGCGTGGCGCCGACGTACGCCCGCCCCGACGGGTCGGCAGTCGCGCTCATCAGACGACGTCTGAGTCCGACTTGTCGTCACCGGCGTCCGGGACGTTCGCGTCTGACCCGCCGCTCATCGGCGGCGCGAGGCCAAGCCGTCCCTCAACGAATGCGGCAACGTCGGCGGCGAAGGCCTCGACCTCCGCCCAGTCGGTGTACGCGACGTCGCCCGACGGCTCGACGCGGTCGGATGCATCCGGCGGCCCCTGCTTTACGATCTGTTTAATCAGCAATCGCTTGAGGAAGCTATACTCTGAGTAGCGCAGGGCACCGCCGAACTGGCCGATCCGGTCGGGATGCCAGCCGGTGTCTTCGATGAACGCCTCGACGTAGTCCGCGGCCGCGGCTCTGCCCTCCTCGTTTGCGGACGACAGCGACAATTGGAAGAACGCGGTCGGCATCGCCGCGAGCGCTTCCTGGTGCTGCCTGACGAACTCCCGGATCCCACGTTGGTGCTCGCCGGCGTGGACCGACGCGCCGACCACCACCGCGTCGTAGTCGTCGACGGAGACGTCGCCGTCCTTGTCTGCGTTGACCACCGCGGCGTCGTGACCGCGCTCGTCGAGCGTCGTGACGATGCGGTCGGCCACCTTCGCAGTCTGTCCTTCACCGGTGCCGTGGAGTACGAGGAAGGATGCCATATTCGAGTATCCCTTGACCTACGTTTTCTGTAGCAATAAAGCACGGCTTGGTCGTCGCATATGACACCTTGTCCGAGATCCGGAGCCCGTCGCCACTCTGGGAGATTCACCGTCGGGCTATCGGTGTCTCGGCCGGGGAGACATCAGAGTATCACGGTCACCGCCGCGGTCGCATCGTCCTCGCTCTCCGCGCCCAAACGCGTAGTGGCGGACGACCGCGTGACGGAGCACTTGGTTCCTATCGCCTTCCTCCTTCCAACCCGAACGCATGGGCCACTGGCGAGACGACTACGTCCACTCTCGTCACTGCTCCAGATTTGCTGCCGACCCATTGTGACAGTGCACTCGGCCTCAACAAGCACGATCTCTCGCCGTCGCGACGTTCGTACGCGCCAAGCCCCGTCCGTGCACTGCGGCCCGAACGCTACCTCAATGTCCGACCTTGACGTGTGCAGGCGAACAACGACCGCGACGGGCGCGACGTAGTGAACCCGGCCGTCGCAATCTCACAATAGACCGTCTTGCCGTCCTGAGTGCACGAACCGAATTGCTGGCCCCTATTGCTCCAAACAGTCACTGCACCAGAAAGATCTGACTGAATCAATTGAGGAGTCATTCTCTTTGCTCAACTTCTCTAACCGCTATTTTAGCTCAGAATCAGAGCCACTAGCTCAGTTAACCTCATCGCTTGCATCTTTACTCAATACCAGTACCGGCGTTCTAACTTAACGTATCACGGAATCCTTTCCACTGGGGAGGGAGAGATAGCTTCTAATGAAAGAGGGATATCTCGTTGATGAGCCCTCCTCTGAGAAATACTTACCAGCCAGCAGTGGGGCAAACCTCCTGCTGCATAATTCTATTTACCGGAAGATCTCCTTACTCCAGATCCAGAAATTCAGGCCAGAACAATCCAATCAATGTGGCCTTGCCTCCGCTTTCGCTAGACTGCTATTCGCACATATTGATTTTCCAACTATATAACTCGGGTTCAAATAATAGTACTTCCATCATATTTATTCCAATAATTATAGTCACGCCCTCGTTGCGGAATTAGGTGAAATGGTATTAGATGACGTGGTGTGTGAATGTTCTGAATGCGGAAGAATAGTAAACTGCACAGTCAATACGCGATGTCCAGAGTGCCAAACAGTTCTTCCAGAACTGTGTTAGGTGTCGCTCGAGAGGGGATTTTCTTCATCCGAAACAAGAGTATATGCTTTGTCCGTCACTTCTACTGCCTCGATCACTGCTTCAGCTAACTGCGGTTCGTCTTTAAGATCAACTGTCTCGAGAATCCTCTCGAGTTGTACATACGCGTTTGCAAGCCAGACCGCTTTGTTCTCTTGTAACGCCGCCGCGGAGCGATGTTGTGCCTCACTAGCCATGCCACCTCATTGTCTGTGATTGGGGTTAGTAATGGAGCTTTTACTAAAAAGAGAAATTCTAAATCGATAGGACAGGATCGCAACGATAGCAGTGAGTACGAATCCGCAGTTCTATTTCCCGAACTACAGCGATGATGGAGCCGAGAATTCATCATTTCCACAAATGCAGGCACCGTCAGTCCCTACAGGCCGTAGTTCACTATCATCAGTAGATTGGACGAGATAGATCGATCCACACTCTGTACATTTGCCGAACGTTTCCGGTTCACCACCTGATTTTGGCCTACTCATCACCCCGTCACTACTCTCCGCGCTTACATAGCCACTCAATATCGTTGCTGCCGGTTTCAATCCGTTTCATTGGTCAAACCGGTGAAATTGGAGTCTACTCTTAGTCGCAGTCCCGATGAAGTCCGACCTCCGCCGTAACAACGTTTGGACGCGACGATCGTACCCGCCGAGGTCCGACGACGCGCTCGGCTTCTACGACGAGTTCTTGAACTTATTTCTGTGTGGCAACTCCATGCACGCCTCGACGAACACCTGCTAGATACAGTACATGTAACTATAGGATATAGTGAGTTTCGGGATGAATAGGCCGCCAGCCATGCTTCGACTGGCGGCAACTACGTTGGATCGGTTACGGCACTTGGTTGTCCATGAAGTGCGGGTGTCCAAGCTAGTGGTTGTTGCGACCACGACTGCGTGGCAACAACAGTGGGGTCTCCCCCACAGGGGATGGTTAGGTAAATCATGGCATGTAAATCCCATCGTGAGTAGAACGAGATATTCAGAAGGCAGGTATTTCGCCACCAAGGAGTCTATTGTCGACGAACTCGGCTAAGGGGGTGTGGGTGGGGTGAACGACAGTCCTAAATTGGAGTTGAAGCCCTCGAATAGGACGTCGCCCACCTTGTCATGAAAACGCCCAACAATTATAGATTCTGAAACAGGAAATCCCCAACCACTTCTTCTGGCCTCATTTTGGAGCCGCCTGAATTCGGCAGTCACACTGCAACGCAGCTCGCATTGTCCCTCTAGAAGCGCGTCGTGCAGTTGCAGATCGATCACGACGTTCCCGAGCATCAGCCCGAACGCGCCGGGCCGCAGTGTCGGGAAAGACAGATCGAGTACAGGGCATCGACGATGTGCGAACCCAAGAGCGATCTATTGACCGACCAGAAATTGGCGAGTAGACTCTCCCCGAGCTCACCCATCGTGACTGACTGTGGAACGTAAACATCATGCCGTTCCCAGAGTCCGTCTGTACGCATCGGGACGGTTGACGAGGCCGCCCCGAGTTCGAGTTCCGTCCGAACGGTCTCGCCCCACGGGATCACCTCGTCCGCGGGCGTTCAGAGCGCGACTGAGTCAGCTCCAAGCGTCGGGCCCTCCCCCGGCCGTCGTGAGCGTCGCGGTCGCCGTGAGCGGCAGCTCAGGCGGCTTCGTCGCTTTCCAGAACGCTCGGTCGCGGCGGTCACCAGTACGCCGGGTCTCTTCCAGAAGTGGTTCGGCATCGCCGTCGAAGGGGAGTTGGATCTCAACCGAGGTATGATCCATAGCCAGCAGTCAATTGTTTCGTTAATATCAGCGGATATGGTTTAAGAAGTAACGCTGACATCCGCTACGAACTCAAAACTCCACTTTCGATCGTGGAATAGCGAGACCCGACTGGAACAGCGCCGGCGAGCCGTCGTGGAGATACTTCGGGAGCGCTGTTACGCGGTCGCCGCGCTGGCGAAGCGCCGCCTCGTACCGACGTTCCACGGACGCGCCGGTCTCATCGTTTCGGTAGCGAACGTAGATCGCTGCGGACTCGGCAACGTTGACGGAGTTCCCGGACTCAGGGAGGACATGCTCGTAGCGTTCGAGACACGCCCTGTCAGGCGTAAACAGCAGTTCGTCCGCGTCGGGGACGGCGTCGCGACCGGCGTCAAGCCATGACTGAGGGACATCGAAGCGCCTGCTAGCGATTCTGTCGGTGGACTTTTTACGTGTGCTCTGTGAGGTACTCATGGTCGTTGCCAGACCAAACGGGTCGCTGCTGGAACAGCGGCCTGGGACTTTCTCCCGGACAAACTACCGGCGTCAGTCTACTCTAGATCACGGTATCCAGTCACTTATTACCATCTATGTATATTATAAATAAGGTATTTTCTGATAGCCTGTATTCCGTATCTACGCTGCTTTATCGGCGTTCATCGGCAGATACACCCAATCAAGTATTCATGTAAACTATATTATATTTTTGCTTCGATCCCCCTGCTACTGATCCCCTGCTTTTGCCATTCGTTTCATTCAGCCGATAGTGGAACGAACAGACTACCTTTACAGATCGCGAGAAGTTTCTCAGCCTCGGCTTTAAGTGCTTCTCGCGATAAGGGTTCGTAGTGAAGGATTCTGTGGGAGACTACGCCTCGCCGAGCGCCTGTAGAACGATGTCGGTCCCTCGCATCAATCGGTGTTTGAGATAGCTTCCTTCGCTCTTACCGCCCCCAGTATGGCGTGATTCCGTCACACCGAGGAACGACTGCTCTTTGAGTAGCCGGTAGACGCGGTCCTGGCTCAGTGGATCACTCCCAGCGTTCGCGGCGATATCGCGATAGACGCTGTAGATCTCGCCGGTCGCGAAGGCGTCGCCCTGCCGGTTCTCGGTCAGTTGTGCCAACGCTCGAAGGAGATACTTGACGTGTGGCGTCGACCCAGAGACGAGTTCCTGGAACCGCTGTACCTCGGCTTTCTGCTGGCCACGCTCAACGTGGTCCTCAGTCACGCGGTCGTCGTTCTCCCGTTCGGCGAGCTCGCCAGCTTTCTGGAGGATGTTGATCGCTTTGCGGGCGTCGCCGTGCTCACGAGCAGCCAACGCTGCAACCTTCGGAATTACGGCGTCCTCAAGAACGCCCTCCTTGAACGCGTCGCGACGATTTTCGAGGATCGTGCGGAGTTGGCCGGCGTCGTAGGGCTGGAAGATGATGTCCTCGTCCTGGAGGCTAGAGTCGATTCGTTCGCTCAGGCGGTCACGGAACTCGATCTTGTTACTGATGGAGATGACGCCGAGGTAGCAGTCCGTCTTCCCCGTTTCCTCTGCACGCGAGAGTTGCATCAGGACCTCCTCGTCGCGGAGGATGTCGATCTCGTCGAGC encodes:
- a CDS encoding orc1/cdc6 family replication initiation protein, whose amino-acid sequence is MPDRDLSEFSDDDLFATGDIFARRELLRVGHVPDRDRIVGRDKELKSVGQALGPATDGGPPSNVVIYGKTGTGKSLVARHVTQRASQIAAQNDVAFSHVYIDCSDADTETRVAREITTQLAEETDGAPDIPQQGIGANEYYRYLWDLLESRDTCIILLDEIDILRDEEVLMQLSRAEETGKTDCYLGVISISNKIEFRDRLSERIDSSLQDEDIIFQPYDAGQLRTILENRRDAFKEGVLEDAVIPKVAALAAREHGDARKAINILQKAGELAERENDDRVTEDHVERGQQKAEVQRFQELVSGSTPHVKYLLRALAQLTENRQGDAFATGEIYSVYRDIAANAGSDPLSQDRVYRLLKEQSFLGVTESRHTGGGKSEGSYLKHRLMRGTDIVLQALGEA
- a CDS encoding FAD-binding oxidoreductase produces the protein MSAQKHPLGTVADLDESDIEEFAERLEGDLVLPDSDEYEEVRTVWNGLINKYPAVVARTKSAADVATAIQFAQKTGLKLAIQGGAHHQTGSAIVNQGLVVDLSKMDDVEVDPGAKVAHIEPGTRVEDVLAETQEHGLACPTGSAGDVGVPGSTLGGGIGWIRRKHGLGIDALRSVEIVTRDGEIRTASPEQNEDLFWAVRGGGGNFGVVTNFEFELYDVGPMVQALGIFYPYEMITEAMESFRQVMSDAPEELTTILLSGHVPNLPPIPDKIAGTDAVGILGCYAGDHEIGEEVIAPLREIGEPLIDMSDVMPYEALHDLGTQMYPWGRKYTHRSVYVDELSDDIQDLIVEKTEAAPTSMAAIAVWPLGGNIGDSPDAAYAWDDKQYMITIEGNWEEFQNQRTLDWAAETERKLRRNGAVGAYAGFTGVEERNWEDWTEQVYADTYDRLAEVKAEYDPENLFQQNVNIDPEDV
- a CDS encoding DUF7344 domain-containing protein, producing the protein MDSSGTGRIHPSVHPKEDIRKGYIISDGGGGPLERVLIGLRKPRRRYLLYYLQVQQHAHIAEAAQYIGACEWECELEEVPAEAHEDIKIDLFHVHLPYLADLDFVEYDPRNGDIRFCDPPDKLVEFLELAAETEDINLPDLETD
- a CDS encoding flavodoxin domain-containing protein; protein product: MLSFLVIYGTGEGQTAKVADRIVAALKARGHDAVAVDVDTDRDIAVTDYDAVVVGASIHTGKHQREIREFVRRHRETLTAVPTAFFQVSLSSASEEGRAAAADYVETFVEDTGWHPDRIGQFGGALRYSEYSFLKRLLMKQIVKRNPPDATGHVEPSGDIEYTDWTEVEAFAADVAAFVEGRLGVTPPAGDGPNGGGGAATGLGKSDSGIDR
- a CDS encoding ABC transporter permease; translation: MASTLRYVIGLVLAAHGIVHLLGTAAYLQLARFPELPYKTTVLGGRLDLGPTGISVFGALWAVAAVGFVAAAVGLVADWRQWRPLLVGTTLLSLGLTVLDWPVAAAGVVVNLGILAGLTIHARQ
- a CDS encoding HalOD1 output domain-containing protein translates to MANPSNQLDKRDIEYDSTAESHSISYNPDSVSRPTTLIVKFIAAVSDISIYELPQISECIPPDSFNELLTSEKAQAADTEVIFTYAGYRVTVIASGKVQAQPLTGECDEL
- a CDS encoding flavodoxin domain-containing protein — encoded protein: MASFLVLHGTGEGQTAKVADRIVTTLDERGHDAAVVNADKDGDVSVDDYDAVVVGASVHAGEHQRGIREFVRQHQEALAAMPTAFFQLSLSSANEEGRAAAADYVEAFIEDTGWHPDRIGQFGGALRYSEYSFLKRLLIKQIVKQGPPDASDRVEPSGDVAYTDWAEVEAFAADVAAFVEGRLGLAPPMSGGSDANVPDAGDDKSDSDVV